One segment of Salvia splendens isolate huo1 chromosome 20, SspV2, whole genome shotgun sequence DNA contains the following:
- the LOC121780934 gene encoding cytoplasmic 60S subunit biogenesis factor REI1 homolog 2-like, which translates to MSGLTCNACNKEFEDDVEQKLHYKSEWHRYNLKRKVAGVPGVTETLFQARQSALADEKKKLNETPMLYSCGLCGKGYRSLKAHEQHLKSKSHLIRASEATGGKDEGSTIIKPLTRRTPKEPLQPLHHVMEDDEESEESDWEEVDPDEDLLNEASDLLKHLQVDENASNDDMDEDEDEFEDLDPSCCFMCDLEHGTIESCMVHMHKKHGFFIPDIEYLKDPKGLLTYLGLRVKRDFMCLYCNERCHPFSSLEAVRKHMEAKNHCKVHYGDGSEDEEAELEDFYDYSTSYEGMDGNQLVAVGDMENAVALGSGGAELVITRHNNGATTKKMLGSRDYLRYYRQKHRPTALHSEITAALASRYKSMGLATVQSREHVVRLKVLKAMNSSGVEAMRSKMGMKSNVIRNLPKNCTY; encoded by the exons ATGTCAGGATTAACGTGTAACGCTTGCAACAAAGAATTCGAAGACGATGTCGAACAAAAGCTCCATTACAAATCCGAGTGGCACCGCTACAATCTCAAGCGCAAG GTTGCTGGTGTACCAGGAGTGACTGAAACACTCTTCCAAGCTAGACAATCTGCTCTCGCTGATGAGAAAAAGAAGCTGAACGAGACTCCAATGCTTTACAGTTGTGGCCTTTGTGGAAAGGGATATAGAAGTTTGAAAGCCCATGAACAACACCTGAAGTCTAAAAGTCATTTGATAAGGGCTTCTGAAGCAACAGGCGGCAAAGATGAAGGTAGTACAATCATCAAACCTCTTACACGCCGTACTCCAAAGGAACCTCTGCAACCTCTGCATCATGTGATGGAGGACGATGAAGAGAGCGAGGAGAGTGACTGGGAAGAGGTGGATCCTGATGAAGATTTACTTAATGAAGCCAGTGACTTATTGAAACATTTACAAGTTGATGAGAATGCTTCTAATGATGATATGGATGAAGATGAGGACGAGTTTGAAGATTTGGACCCATCTTGTTGCTTTATGTGTGATTTGGAGCATGGTACAATTGAGAGCTGTATGGTACACATGCACAAGAAGCATGGGTTCTTCATTCCAGATATTGAGTATCTGAAGGATCCTAAAGGTCTTCTTACATATCTGGGGCTCAGG GTCAAACGAGATTTCATGTGTTTGTACTGCAATGAAAGGTGCCACCCTTTCAGTAGTTTGGAGGCTGTTCGGAAGCATATGGAGGCAAAAAATCACTGCAAAGTGCATTACGGTGATGGAAGTGAAGACGAGGAAGCAGAGCTTGAAGATTTTTATGATTACAGCACCAG TTATGAGGGCATGGATGGAAACCAACTGGTCGCCGTTGGTGACATGGAGAATGCTGTTGCACTTGGTAGTGGTGGCGCTGAGCTTGTCATCACAAGGCACAATAATGGGGCAACGACTAAGAAAATGCTTGGATCTAGGGACTATTTGAGATACTACCGTCAGAAACATCGGCCCACAGCCTTGCACAGTGAGATCACTGCTGCATTAGCATCTAG GTACAAGAGCATGGGCCTAGCAACTGTGCAGTCACGAGAGCATGTAGTCCGGCTGAAAGTATTGAAGGCGATGAACTCGTCTGGTGTTGAGGCCATGCGCTCTAAAATGGGTATGAAGAGTAATGTCATTCGCAACCTCCCCAAGAACTGCACCTATTAG
- the LOC121780935 gene encoding uncharacterized protein LOC121780935 isoform X1, translating into MIVFCECLVEADVLSGLVLFYYDYVQSLESKFFCLHLLIFNPEIYSCVLTFLGRVLDLKHHAYGNLIFRSPELMVEGKSSGQNTLMMEEIQLYTNWDDVMCSICLDFPHNAVLLQCASYEKGCRSFVCDTDHLHSNCLYRFKQANGVSPEGKSPSTAENILCAGSESDSKPACPLCRGEVTGWVVVNKARKYLDEKKRCCEEQKCRFSGTYSELQKHAQVEHPHGCPSKIDPARQLDWDNFQQSAEIIDVLSTIHSEVPRGVVLGDYVIEYGDDNSDDYDDFPRNDGNWWTSCILYHVFDKFRASRNRRRSRVSDARRGNLRLSFDTSNSDVGSVSSAEYADYRADETDDEYVNARALSRRRVAEHSSRRRRSRFFHN; encoded by the exons ATGATTGTGTTTTGTGAGTGCTTGGTGGAGGCTGATGTACTCTCGGGTCTGGTTTTGTTTTATTACGACTATGTGCAATCACTAGAGTCTAAATTTTTTTGCCTACATCTGCTGATTTTCAACCCAGAAATCTATAGCTGTGTTTTAACCTTCTTAGGAAGAGTTTTGGACTTGAAGCATCATGCTTACGGGAACTTAATTTTTCGGTCTCCAGAACTCATGGTGGAAGGCAAGAGTTCAGGACAAAATACACTTATGATGGAGGAGATTCAGTTGTATACCAACTGGGATGATGTGATGTGTTCCATATGCTTGGACTTCCCTCACAATGCTGTTCTTCTCCAATGCGCATCATATGAAAAAGGATGTCGTTCCTTCGTATGCGATACGGATCATTTGCATTCCAATTGTCTGTACCGCTTCAAACAAGCAAACGGGGTGTCACCGGAAGGCAAGTCTCCAAGTACTGCTGAAAATATACTGTGTGCGGGTTCAGAATCCGACAGCAAACCAGCTTGTCCTTTGTGCAGAGGAGAAGTTACTGGATGGGTAGTCGTCAATAAGGCTCGTAAGTATTTGGATGAGAAGAAACGTTGCTGTGAAGAGCAAAAATGTCGATTTTCGGGTACTTATTCTGAGCTCCAAAAGCATGCACAGGTGGAACATCCTCATGGCTGCCCTTCAAAAATAGATCCTGCACGGCAGCTTGATTGGGACAATTTTCAGCAGTCTGCTGAGATCATAGATGTGTTAAGTACTATCCATTCGGAAGTTCCGCGTGGAGTGGTTCTTGGTGATTATGTTATCGAGTATGGAGATGATAACTCTGATGATTATGATGACTTCCCTAGAAATGATGGAAACTGGTGGACATCTTGTATTCTGTATCATGTTTTTGATAAGTTTAGGGCATCTAGAAACCGAAGAAGATCAAGAGTCAGTGATGCTAGAAGAGGAAACCTCCGTCTGAGTTTTGATACTTCAAACTCTGATGTGGGTTCTGTGTCATCTGCGGAATATGCAGATTACAGAGCTGACGAGACTGATGACGAATATGTGAATGCAAGGGCATTATCCAGACGAAGAGTTGCAGAACATAG CTCTCGAAGACGTCGTTCCCGCTTCTTTCACAACTAG
- the LOC121780935 gene encoding uncharacterized protein LOC121780935 isoform X2, translating to MVEGKSSGQNTLMMEEIQLYTNWDDVMCSICLDFPHNAVLLQCASYEKGCRSFVCDTDHLHSNCLYRFKQANGVSPEGKSPSTAENILCAGSESDSKPACPLCRGEVTGWVVVNKARKYLDEKKRCCEEQKCRFSGTYSELQKHAQVEHPHGCPSKIDPARQLDWDNFQQSAEIIDVLSTIHSEVPRGVVLGDYVIEYGDDNSDDYDDFPRNDGNWWTSCILYHVFDKFRASRNRRRSRVSDARRGNLRLSFDTSNSDVGSVSSAEYADYRADETDDEYVNARALSRRRVAEHSSRRRRSRFFHN from the exons ATGGTGGAAGGCAAGAGTTCAGGACAAAATACACTTATGATGGAGGAGATTCAGTTGTATACCAACTGGGATGATGTGATGTGTTCCATATGCTTGGACTTCCCTCACAATGCTGTTCTTCTCCAATGCGCATCATATGAAAAAGGATGTCGTTCCTTCGTATGCGATACGGATCATTTGCATTCCAATTGTCTGTACCGCTTCAAACAAGCAAACGGGGTGTCACCGGAAGGCAAGTCTCCAAGTACTGCTGAAAATATACTGTGTGCGGGTTCAGAATCCGACAGCAAACCAGCTTGTCCTTTGTGCAGAGGAGAAGTTACTGGATGGGTAGTCGTCAATAAGGCTCGTAAGTATTTGGATGAGAAGAAACGTTGCTGTGAAGAGCAAAAATGTCGATTTTCGGGTACTTATTCTGAGCTCCAAAAGCATGCACAGGTGGAACATCCTCATGGCTGCCCTTCAAAAATAGATCCTGCACGGCAGCTTGATTGGGACAATTTTCAGCAGTCTGCTGAGATCATAGATGTGTTAAGTACTATCCATTCGGAAGTTCCGCGTGGAGTGGTTCTTGGTGATTATGTTATCGAGTATGGAGATGATAACTCTGATGATTATGATGACTTCCCTAGAAATGATGGAAACTGGTGGACATCTTGTATTCTGTATCATGTTTTTGATAAGTTTAGGGCATCTAGAAACCGAAGAAGATCAAGAGTCAGTGATGCTAGAAGAGGAAACCTCCGTCTGAGTTTTGATACTTCAAACTCTGATGTGGGTTCTGTGTCATCTGCGGAATATGCAGATTACAGAGCTGACGAGACTGATGACGAATATGTGAATGCAAGGGCATTATCCAGACGAAGAGTTGCAGAACATAG CTCTCGAAGACGTCGTTCCCGCTTCTTTCACAACTAG